One Setaria italica strain Yugu1 chromosome II, Setaria_italica_v2.0, whole genome shotgun sequence DNA segment encodes these proteins:
- the LOC111256249 gene encoding putative disease resistance protein RGA3 codes for METIISVVMGELVTRSISFLIDRYLKPAASSKGKNRERLQWMLMRVRVTVEEAEVRRITNEAMLQQLKMLKEVMYRGFYMLDTFILQAQEEEKGSDHGASRSLSLSKFSPAKRVRFSCRSKSDINTIEDTLECVEMAIASMSEFVIFLRNYPPMFRQPYSAYLFIENCMFGRQVEMERVINFLLHEGPPVDGKIGVLPIVGPGKVGKTTLVEHVCRDERVHNHFFRIILLNDYDFREERQCSLRDQGRIKYQNDHSNEEIFLVIVELVGTVDESAWRRLHSAYQSSVSTRSKIIVTSRSKDIINFGTMQALSLNFLSQEAYRYSFKALLFGSADPEEQPKLASIAVTILDEYFDQGIYTPFAGPFINLNNLAKLLKAIPGAHNWQKVLECISENRRQNEILSRRSLSDFGMENDCIFLRRVTETIQYCVVHNQYRIGLDGEEVPNITMTDIASMKFPPRGKFEVLLWKSHLPPYHKHIHSCEIFEFEGYVIRDKEGRKRKNLS; via the coding sequence ATGGAGACGATCATCTCCGTCGTCATGGGTGAACTTGTTACTAGATCAATCTCCTTCTTGATTGACAGATACTTGAAGCCTGCAGCATCATCGAAGGGGAAGAACAGAGAGAGGTTGCAATGGATGCTTATGCGTGTTCGTGTCACTGTCGAGGAGGCAGAGGTGAGGCGCATCACAAACGAAGCAATGCTTCAGCAACTGAAAATGCTAAAAGAAGTGATGTACCGAGGTTTCTACATGCTAGACACCTTCATACTGCAAGcccaagaagaagagaagggcaGTGACCATGGTGCGAGCCGCTCCTTATCCTTGTCTAAATTCAGTCCTGCTAAGCGTGTTCGTTTCTCTTGCAGAAGTAAATCTGACATAAACACGATAGAAGATACGCTTGAATGTGTAGAGATGGCCATTGCCAGTATGAGTGAGTTTGTTATTTTCCTGAGAAACTACCCTCCTATGTTTCGCCAGCCATATAGCGCATATCTGTTTATTGAAAACTGCATGTTTGGTCGCCAAGTGGAGATGGAACGGGTCATTAACTTCTTGCTGCATGAAGGACCTCCTGTTGATGGAAAAATTGGCGTCCTACCAATTGTTGGTCCAGGAAAAGTTGGAAAAACTACTCTTGTTGAGCATGTTTGCCGCGACGAAAGGGTGCATAATCACTTTTTTCGTATTATTCTCTTAAACGATTATGATTTCAGAGAAGAACGGCAGTGTTCCTTAAGAGATCAAGGCAGAATCAAATATCAAAATGATCACTCAAATGAAGAAATATTTCTGGTTATTGTTGAATTAGTTGGGACTGTGGATGAGAGTGCATGGAGAAGATTGCACTCTGCTTATCAAAGTAGTGTTTCAACCCGCAGTAAAATTATAGTCACAAGCCGGTCAAAGGATATCATAAACTTTGGAACAATGCAAGCTCTTAGCTTGAACTTTTTGTCACAAGAAGCATATCGGTACTCCTTCAAGGCACTTCTATTTGGAAGTGCAGACCCTGAAGAGCAACCAAAGTTAGCATCCATAGCAGTGACAATACTTGATGAGTACTTTGACCAAGGCATATATACACCGTTCGCTGGGCCTTTCATAAATTTAAACAACTTAGCTAAACTGTTAAAGGCTATTCCTGGTGCTCATAATTGGCAGAAGGTTCTTGAATGCATCAGCGAGAACAGGCGGCAAAATGAAATTTTATCTAGAAGAAGCCTAAGTGATTTTGGAATGGAAAATGATTGTATATTTCTTCGCAGAGTAACTGAAACTATTCAATATTGTGTTGTTCATAACCAATATCGGATAGGGCTTGACGGTGAAGAGGTTCCCAACATAACTATGACAGATATTGCTTCTATGAAGTTTCCGCCTCGTGGAAAATTTGAGGTACTACTTTGGAAATCCCACTTGCCACCATATCACAAACATATACATAGTTGCGAGATTTTTGAGTTTGAGGGCTATGTTATCAGGGATAAGGAGGGTCGGAAGAGGAAAAATCTGAGTTAG
- the LOC101771297 gene encoding putative disease resistance protein At3g14460 has translation MESFLSAVLGELASRSINFFISRSSKPKVLEVEDRLKRALLRAQVIVNEATGRNITNQAMLQQLDMLRNAMHQGCYMLDTFRYQYHGVEDAKDHVVSHSLSPSKLSSLKGIGSFNRKTLLLEKLQEALDNLSFMILDVKELVVILLSYPRRYRQPYSMHFLLGNCMFGRQMESELVINFLLHTQRDGSKELEVLPIVGPCLVGKSTLVAHVCEDERIRDHFSEILFLHGHDFTGDDLAALREGRHAMEYQNHVNLNGDRRLLVVVELVGDLNKDAWNRLYSAMQHVPSGSKIIVTSRSDKITKLGTTQALRMKYLSCEAYWCFFKTLTFGSTDPEMHPRFAHLAMEIARMLNGCLIGANMTSCMLRDNFDIRFWCKVLAFLRGLMQKHVSRFGGHPFEVMNQNRPAHLRRMAAPSEDLVLYHLHQHPSQEEVPEIKILDVLYGSVKPRGKFDVLVWRSRIPPYYSYSNTCEIRELKVTGAKRKRV, from the coding sequence ATGGAGAGTTTTCTTTCTGCTGTCCTGGGTGAGCTGGCCTCTAGATCCATAAATTTCTTCATCAGCAGAAGCTCCAAGCCGAAGGTGCTGGAGGTCGAGGACAGACTGAAAAGGGCTCTCCTCAGGGCTCAGGTAATCGTCAATGAGGCCACAGGACGGAACATCACAAACCAAGCTATGCTCCAGCAGCTGGACATGCTGAGAAATGCCATGCACCAGGGATGTTACATGCTTGACACCTTCAGATACCAATATCATGGTGTGGAGGATGCCAAAGATCACGTTGTGAGTCATTCTCTGTCTCCCTCTAAACTAAGTTCTCTGAAAGGAATTGGTTCTTTCAATAGAAAGACGCTGCTCTTAGAAAAATTGCAAGAGGCCCTTGACAATTTGAGTTTTATGATCCTTGATGTGAAAGAGTTGGTTGTGATCTTGCTGAGCTATCCTCGCCGGTACCGCCAACCTTACAGCATGCATTTCCTGCTGGGCAACTGCATGTTTGGCCGCCAGATGGAGTCAGAACTTGTCATCAACTTCCTCTTGCACACACAGCGTGATGGTTCTAAAGAATTGGAGGTCCTGCCAATTGTTGGTCCTTGTTTAGTGGGCAAGAGCACCCTTGTTGCTCATGTTTGCGAGGATGAAAGAATCCGCGATCACTTCTCAGAAATCCTGTTCTTACACGGCCATGATTTCACAGGTGATGATCTCGCTGCGTTAAGAGAAGGACGACATGCAATGGAATATCAAAACCATGTAAACTTGAACGGAGATAGAAGATTACTGGTTGTTGTTGAGTTAGTTGGTGACCTCAACAAAGACGCCTGGAACAGATTGTACTCTGCTATGCAGCATGTGCCAAGCGGTAGTAAGATCATAGTCACAAGCCGGTCCGACAAGATTACGAAGCTTGGAACAACACAGGCACTAAGGATGAAGTATCTGTCATGTGAAGCATACTGGTGTTTCTTCAAGACCCTCACATTTGGAAGCACAGATCCCGAGATGCACCCGAGGTTTGCACACCTGGCCATGGAGATAGCCAGGATGTTGAACGGATGCCTCATCGGTGCAAACATGACCTCTTGTATGCTGAGGGACAACTTTGACATCCGCTTTTGGTGTAAGGTTCTGGCATTCTTGAGAGGGCTCATGCAGAAGCATGTCTCCAGATTTGGTGGGCATCCATTTGAAGTCATGAACCAGAATAGACCCGCTCATCTTCGGAGGATGGCTGCACCTTCTGAAGACTTGGTGCTTTATCATCTGCACCAGCACCCTTCACAGGAGGAGGTTCCAGAGATCAAAATCCTAGATGTGCTATATGGAAGCGTTAAGCCTCGCGGAAAATTTGATGTCCTAGTGTGGAGGTCTCGCATACCGCCCTACTATAGCTATTCCAATACTTGCGAGATCCGAGAGCTAAAAGTTACAGGTGCCAAGAGGAAGCGTGTGTAA
- the LOC111256250 gene encoding uncharacterized protein LOC111256250 has protein sequence MILLRAQVIIDEAMGRQITNQSVLQQLDMIRDAMYRGCYTLDTFRYQVHIKEEAKGHLLTHSLSLSKINSLQGLCSSRKNPQILRQLNKSLDDLSSMILDAQELVVFLASYPRLYRQPYSMHLVLGNCMFGRQMETEFVINFLLHTQPHGSKELEILPIVGPGKVGKTTLVAHVCEDERIRDRFSEILFLRDHDFTGLDDLATVREGYAMEYKNCVSNSNKDGRLLVVVELVGDLNEDAWNRLYSADTRDVPSGTKIIVTSQSNKIIKFGTTRALSMNYLSHEAYWYFFKTLTFGSTDPKMHPRLACLAMEIARMVKGCFIGGNIYACLLRDNFDIEMWCKVLTFLRGQINENTSNFGGHPFDLVNQKRPAYLGRMVTPSQYIVLHYENEYSKQEDLPKIKLQDVLYGSIKAQGKVEILGWRSRIPPYHSFVDICEIQEVKTTSSKRKRSVQKSHN, from the coding sequence ATGATCCTACTCCGGGCACAGGTCATCATTGATGAGGCCATGGGACGCCAGATCACAAACCAATCTGTTCTCCAGCAGCTGGATATGATCAGAGACGCCATGTACCGAGGCTGTTACACCCTCGACACCTTCAGATACCAAGTTCACATCAAAGAGGAGGCTAAAGGTCATCTTTTGACTCACTCTTTGTCTCTATCCAAAATAAATTCTCTACAAGGTTTGTGTTCGTCCAGAAAAAACCCACAGATTTTGAGACAGCTAAACAAGTCTCTTGATGATTTAAGCTCCATGATCCTTGATGCGCAAGAGCTAGTCGTGTTCTTGGCAAGCTATCCTCGCCTGTACCGCCAACCTTATAGCATGCATCTCGTTCTGGGCAACTGCATGTTTGGCCGTCAGATGGAAACTGAATTTGTCATAAACTTCCTCTTGCACACACAACCTCATGGTTCTAAAGAACTGGAGATCCTGCCGATTGTTGGTCCCGGTAAAGTCGGCAAGACCACCCTTGTTGCTCATGTTTGCGAGGATGAAAGAATCCGTGATCGTTTCTCAGAAATCTTGTTCTTGCGGGACCATGATTTCACAGGTCTTGACGACCTCGCTACAGTTAGAGAAGGATATGCAATGGAATATAAAAACTGTGTGTCAAACTCAAACAAAGATGGAAGATTGCTAGTTGTTGTTGAGTTAGTTGGCGATCTAAATGAAGATGCATGGAATAGGTTGTATTCTGCTGATACACGGGATGTGCCAAGCGGCACTAAAATCATAGTCACAAGCCAGTCTAACAAGATTATCAAGTTTGGAACAACACGGGCACTAAGTATGAATTATCTATCCCATGAAGCGTACTGGTATTTCTTCAAGACGCTCACGTTTGGAAGCACAGATCCCAAGATGCACCCAAGGCTTGCATGCTTGGCCATGGAGATAGCCAGGATGGTAAAAGGATGCTTCATTGGTGGGAACATCTATGCTTGTTTGTTGAGGGACAACTTTGACATCGAGATGTGGTGCAAGGTTTTGACCTTCTTGAGAGGGCAAATCAACGAGAACACCTCCAACTTTGGTGGGCATCCATTTGATCTTGTAAACCAGAAAAGACCTGCATATCTTGGGAGAATGGTTACACCTTCTCAATACATTGTGCTTCATTATGAGAATGAATACTCTAAACAAGAGGATCTACCAAAGATAAAACTCCAAGATGTCTTGTATGGAAGCATTAAGGCTCAAGGGAAAGTCGAGATCCTAGGATGGAGGTCTAGGATACCGCCCTACCATAGTTTTGTGGATATTTGTGAGATTCAAGAGGTAAAAACTACCTCTAGCAAGAGGAAGCGTTCTGTACAAAAGAGTCACAATTAG